A region from the uncultured Stenotrophomonas sp. genome encodes:
- the rnt gene encoding ribonuclease T (RNase T) (Evidence 2a : Function of homologous gene experimentally demonstrated in an other organism; PubMedId : 10049912, 12050169; Product type e : enzyme), producing the protein MAQRFRGFLPVVVDVETGGFDWNRHALLEIAVIPLEMDENGLLLPGQTSCAHVVPAEGTDIDPKSLEITGIVLDHPFRLAKPEREALEHVFAPVRAALKKHNCQRAILVGHNAHFDLNFLNAAVARSGHKRNPFHPFSVFDTVTLAGVAYGQTVLARAVQAAGFEWDANQAHSAVYDTEQTARLFCQIVNGWPRA; encoded by the coding sequence ATGGCGCAACGCTTCCGCGGCTTCCTGCCGGTGGTGGTGGACGTGGAAACCGGCGGCTTCGACTGGAACCGGCATGCCCTGCTGGAAATCGCCGTCATCCCGCTGGAAATGGACGAAAACGGCCTGCTGCTGCCTGGCCAGACCAGCTGTGCGCACGTGGTGCCGGCCGAGGGTACCGACATCGACCCCAAGTCGCTGGAGATCACCGGCATCGTGCTCGACCATCCGTTCCGGCTGGCCAAGCCCGAGCGCGAGGCGCTGGAACACGTGTTCGCGCCGGTGCGCGCGGCGCTGAAGAAGCACAACTGCCAGCGCGCGATCCTGGTCGGCCACAACGCCCATTTCGACCTGAATTTCCTCAACGCGGCGGTGGCGCGCAGCGGCCACAAACGCAACCCGTTCCATCCGTTCAGCGTGTTCGACACCGTGACCCTGGCCGGCGTGGCCTACGGGCAGACGGTGCTGGCGCGCGCGGTACAGGCCGCCGGTTTCGAATGGGACGCCAACCAGGCGCACAGCGCGGTCTACGACACCGAGCAGACCGCGCGGCTGTTCTGCCAGATCGTCAACGGCTGGCCGCGGGCGTAG
- a CDS encoding putative two-component system sensor kinase/response regulator fusion protein with GGDEF signalling domain (Evidence 3 : Function proposed based on presence of conserved amino acid motif, structural feature or limited homology), with translation MTPPRPFRTAPMLPPPRRAWFPARLFAAWLVLLCGTCLLPPALAADPGSTVDATPPLRDYAIDMWTSRDGLPHNSLRAIAQTPEGHLWFATWEGLVRYNGLDFIVYDRGTTPGLLDNGVGALHVDSDGTLWISDSRGNVLRRALDGRWDGWPRQAPAPEVLIQAMRKDSKGRLWLLYEGRGLGYLTADGEFVFEPPPPGVPMGMTHTWMEVDAQDRVWVGTLDGLVVRGTDGVLRRVPDDYGLSHGVLVQPSFLGTDNRYLALLDSHGLSHGVVWPYRAPDGVLWIVADGALYRLQGDRPQLVRRLPGITHATAMLQDRHGDLWLGTENQGLFRIGSHGVEHMPDTRMLPRGRIVSLLEDAEGSIWAGANGGLYRLRETLFSSYTSKDGLSGDYARALLEDDSGRLWIGGASGLDRMERDGRIGPVPLRNRAGKPPSILSLIRDGAGNVWAGTFGDGVFRIAKGSDKVSRFDAANGLPGGNVRVMAADHGGHGVWLGTQRGVVRIEDGHVHVPATPGLPTGLVTALHSAGDALWIGTIEGVRVLRGDGVQRLALEELGGGRSVFGFLQIGNAMWIATDRGLYRYRDGKLARVGLEQGMPVDTVFQMVPDRLGNVWISSNRGVLRTDMRALEDVADGRSPKIAVERYNEIDGMFNAQANGSTGPSALLRGDGTYWVATAGGVSTVDPLRLLRFRERLPPPAVIEGVSVDGVPVRWQGTQRHSLPGGRRVTVDYVGLSYLMSDRIRYRTWLEGLDHGWIERGGQRSVEFIGLPPGDYTLHISAAHPGGHWSGSGAAWSFTVEPRLWQRRDVQAAAAVLLLLALVALYRYLIHRHETRSIRLAQQVAERTADLREQAERLLAANQEKAALAERLREQADAFERQAHEDPLTGLPNRRAFDEGLARDFARSQRSGQPLCLVALDIDHFKRVNDTWSHSVGDQVLREVARLLAASSRDSDLPARLGGEEFALLLNDTTLEEAELVCMRLRGLFHSQRSWAGIDDLRVTFSAGLALLGPGDRTPMLLFQRADKALYQAKSEGRDRICLG, from the coding sequence ATGACCCCACCCCGGCCTTTCCGTACCGCCCCGATGTTGCCGCCGCCCCGGCGAGCATGGTTCCCGGCAAGGCTGTTTGCGGCGTGGCTGGTGCTGCTGTGCGGGACGTGCCTGCTGCCACCGGCCCTTGCCGCCGACCCCGGCAGCACGGTCGATGCCACCCCGCCGCTGCGCGATTACGCCATCGACATGTGGACCTCGCGCGACGGGCTGCCGCACAACTCGCTGCGCGCCATCGCCCAGACCCCCGAGGGCCACCTGTGGTTCGCCACCTGGGAAGGGTTGGTGCGCTACAACGGCCTGGATTTCATTGTCTACGACCGCGGCACCACGCCGGGCCTGCTCGACAACGGTGTCGGCGCCCTGCATGTGGATTCGGACGGCACGCTGTGGATCAGCGATTCGCGCGGCAACGTGCTGCGCCGCGCGCTGGATGGCCGCTGGGATGGTTGGCCGCGGCAGGCGCCGGCGCCGGAGGTGTTGATCCAGGCCATGCGCAAGGACAGCAAGGGCCGGCTGTGGCTGCTGTACGAAGGCCGCGGCCTGGGCTACCTGACCGCGGACGGGGAATTCGTGTTCGAGCCGCCGCCGCCCGGCGTGCCGATGGGCATGACCCATACCTGGATGGAGGTCGATGCGCAGGACCGGGTATGGGTGGGCACCCTGGACGGGTTGGTGGTGCGTGGCACCGACGGCGTGCTGCGCCGCGTGCCGGACGACTACGGCCTGTCGCACGGCGTGCTGGTGCAGCCCAGCTTCCTGGGCACGGACAACCGCTACCTGGCCTTGCTGGACAGCCACGGCCTGTCGCACGGCGTGGTCTGGCCCTACCGTGCGCCCGACGGCGTGCTGTGGATCGTGGCCGACGGCGCGCTGTACCGCCTGCAGGGTGACCGCCCGCAGCTGGTGCGGCGGCTGCCCGGCATCACCCATGCCACCGCGATGCTGCAGGACCGCCACGGCGACCTGTGGCTGGGTACCGAGAACCAGGGCCTGTTCCGCATCGGCAGCCACGGCGTGGAACACATGCCGGACACACGCATGCTGCCGCGCGGGCGCATCGTCTCGCTGCTGGAGGACGCCGAGGGCAGTATCTGGGCCGGCGCCAACGGCGGCCTGTACCGGCTGCGCGAAACCCTGTTCAGCAGCTACACCAGCAAGGATGGCCTGAGCGGCGACTATGCGCGCGCGCTGCTGGAGGATGATAGCGGCCGGCTGTGGATCGGCGGTGCCTCCGGCCTGGACCGGATGGAGCGCGACGGCCGCATCGGCCCGGTGCCGCTGCGCAACCGCGCCGGCAAACCGCCCTCGATACTGAGCCTGATCCGCGACGGTGCCGGCAACGTGTGGGCCGGCACCTTCGGCGATGGTGTGTTCCGCATCGCCAAAGGCAGCGACAAAGTCAGCCGTTTCGACGCCGCCAATGGCCTGCCCGGCGGCAACGTACGGGTGATGGCCGCCGACCACGGCGGCCACGGCGTGTGGCTCGGCACCCAGCGCGGGGTGGTGCGGATCGAGGACGGCCACGTGCATGTGCCCGCCACCCCGGGCCTGCCCACCGGGCTGGTGACCGCGCTGCACAGCGCCGGCGATGCCTTGTGGATCGGCACCATCGAGGGCGTGCGCGTGTTGCGCGGCGACGGCGTGCAGCGGCTGGCGCTGGAGGAGCTGGGTGGCGGTCGCAGCGTGTTCGGCTTCCTGCAGATCGGCAACGCGATGTGGATCGCCACCGACCGTGGCCTGTACCGCTACCGCGACGGGAAGCTGGCACGGGTGGGGCTGGAGCAGGGCATGCCGGTGGACACCGTGTTCCAGATGGTGCCCGACCGCCTCGGCAACGTCTGGATCAGCAGCAACCGCGGCGTGCTGCGCACCGACATGCGTGCGCTGGAGGACGTGGCCGACGGCCGCAGCCCGAAGATCGCGGTGGAGCGCTACAACGAGATCGACGGCATGTTCAACGCGCAGGCCAACGGCAGCACCGGGCCGTCGGCACTGCTGCGCGGGGATGGCACCTACTGGGTCGCCACCGCCGGCGGCGTGAGCACGGTCGATCCGCTGCGGCTGCTGCGCTTCCGCGAGCGCCTGCCACCGCCGGCGGTGATCGAGGGGGTGAGCGTGGACGGCGTGCCGGTGCGCTGGCAGGGCACACAGCGCCATTCGCTGCCGGGCGGACGCCGGGTGACGGTGGACTACGTGGGCCTGAGCTACCTGATGTCCGACCGCATCCGCTACCGCACCTGGCTGGAAGGGCTGGACCACGGCTGGATCGAGCGCGGCGGCCAGCGCAGCGTCGAGTTCATCGGCCTGCCACCGGGCGACTACACCCTGCACATCTCCGCCGCGCACCCCGGCGGCCACTGGAGTGGCAGCGGCGCGGCCTGGAGCTTCACCGTCGAACCGCGGCTGTGGCAGCGGCGCGACGTGCAGGCCGCTGCCGCCGTGCTGCTGTTGCTGGCGCTGGTGGCGCTGTACCGCTACCTGATCCACCGCCACGAAACCCGCAGCATCCGCCTGGCGCAGCAGGTGGCCGAACGCACCGCCGACCTGCGCGAACAGGCTGAGCGGCTGCTGGCCGCCAACCAGGAGAAGGCCGCGCTGGCCGAGCGCCTGCGCGAGCAGGCCGATGCCTTCGAGCGGCAGGCGCACGAGGATCCGCTGACCGGCCTGCCCAACCGCCGCGCCTTCGACGAAGGGCTGGCGCGCGACTTCGCCCGCTCCCAGCGCAGCGGCCAGCCGCTGTGCCTGGTGGCGCTGGACATCGACCACTTCAAGCGGGTCAACGACACCTGGTCGCACAGTGTCGGCGACCAGGTGCTGCGCGAGGTGGCGCGGTTGCTGGCCGCCAGCAGCCGCGACTCGGACCTGCCGGCGCGGCTGGGCGGCGAGGAGTTCGCGCTGCTGCTCAACGACACCACGCTGGAGGAGGCCGAACTGGTGTGCATGCGCCTGCGCGGCCTGTTCCACTCCCAGCGCAGCTGGGCCGGCATCGACGACCTGCGGGTGACGTTCAGCGCCGGGCTGGCGCTGCTCGGCCCGGGCGACCGTACCCCGATGCTGCTGTTCCAGCGCGCCGACAAGGCGCTGTACCAGGCCAAGAGCGAAGGCCGCGACCGCATCTGCCTGGGCTGA
- a CDS encoding putative two-component system, sensor histidine kinase transcriptional regulatory protein (Evidence 3 : Function proposed based on presence of conserved amino acid motif, structural feature or limited homology): MTRLRRFLSSMAGRLFVILLLGMMAAAVGATLLAENRRLQEFERQKLARIADRLQGFVNLLDGNPELRSRLLASGGPSVREVHGDYRTGEADQALMDVLASREGPVAAAQVRATSYRSCLPPLGFMPSRERGEHRHPRERDPGFIPPRCRLVELHLSDGTPLRLALEYPAVARSAGSAFDPLFLSLLVLAIAVLAYVVARIASTPLQRLAAAATELGQDLQRDPLPVAGPLEVRRAAEAFNAMQQRLQRHLGERTQMLAAITHDLQTPVTRLRLRLENVTDEVLRERLIADLAAMQALIREGLELARSAESAEQRAALDLDSLLESVAEDAAEAGHAVAFEQGCGAVLMLRPLAMHRLFSNLVDNAVKYGHAARIRAEVRDGQVEVRIRDDGPGLATEELEAVFTPFLRLETSRSRETGGAGLGLTIARALAEKDGATLQLRNHPEGGLEAVVNWPAPAWSPARR, from the coding sequence ATGACGCGGCTGCGGCGGTTCCTGTCATCGATGGCCGGGCGGCTGTTCGTCATCCTGCTGCTGGGGATGATGGCCGCGGCGGTCGGCGCGACCTTGCTGGCCGAAAACCGCCGCTTGCAGGAGTTTGAGCGGCAGAAGCTGGCGCGCATCGCCGACCGCTTGCAGGGCTTCGTCAACCTGCTCGACGGCAACCCCGAGCTGCGCTCGCGGCTGCTGGCCTCCGGCGGACCGAGCGTGCGCGAGGTACACGGTGACTACCGCACCGGCGAGGCCGATCAGGCGTTGATGGACGTGCTTGCCAGCCGCGAAGGGCCGGTCGCCGCCGCGCAGGTGCGTGCCACCAGCTACCGCAGTTGCCTGCCGCCGTTGGGGTTCATGCCCTCGCGCGAACGCGGCGAGCACCGCCACCCGCGCGAACGCGACCCCGGTTTCATCCCGCCGCGCTGCCGTCTGGTGGAGCTGCACCTGAGCGATGGCACGCCGCTGCGGCTGGCGCTGGAATACCCGGCGGTGGCGCGCAGCGCCGGCTCCGCGTTCGATCCGCTGTTCCTGTCGCTGCTGGTGCTGGCCATCGCGGTGCTGGCCTATGTGGTGGCGCGCATCGCCAGCACCCCGCTGCAGCGGCTGGCCGCCGCCGCCACCGAGCTGGGCCAGGACCTGCAGCGCGACCCGCTGCCGGTGGCCGGGCCGCTGGAGGTGCGGCGCGCGGCCGAGGCGTTCAACGCCATGCAGCAGCGCCTGCAACGCCACCTCGGCGAACGCACACAGATGCTGGCGGCGATCACCCACGATCTGCAGACCCCGGTCACGCGGCTGCGGCTGCGGCTGGAAAACGTCACCGACGAAGTGCTGCGCGAACGCCTGATCGCCGACCTTGCCGCGATGCAGGCGCTGATCCGCGAAGGGCTGGAACTGGCGCGCAGCGCCGAGAGCGCCGAGCAGCGCGCTGCGCTCGATCTGGATTCGCTGCTGGAAAGCGTGGCCGAGGACGCGGCCGAGGCCGGCCATGCGGTGGCCTTCGAGCAGGGCTGTGGCGCGGTGCTGATGCTGCGGCCGCTGGCGATGCACCGGTTGTTCTCCAACCTGGTGGACAACGCGGTCAAGTACGGCCATGCCGCGCGCATCCGTGCCGAGGTGCGCGACGGGCAGGTCGAAGTGCGTATCCGCGACGACGGCCCCGGCTTGGCGACGGAGGAACTGGAAGCGGTGTTCACCCCGTTCCTGCGGCTGGAGACTTCGCGTTCGCGCGAAACCGGCGGCGCCGGCCTCGGCCTGACCATCGCCCGCGCGTTGGCCGAGAAGGACGGTGCCACACTGCAATTGCGCAACCATCCCGAGGGCGGGCTGGAGGCGGTGGTCAACTGGCCGGCCCCGGCATGGAGCCCGGCGCGGCGTTGA